The Streptomyces sp. HUAS MG91 sequence CAACGAGGCTGTTGATGATGCCGTTGCGGGTTCACTGGGGCGGACCCGCATGGCGGATGGCCGTCGTGTCGAACTGAGCGTCGAGGAGCTGGCGATGGCCGTAGGCGTGAAGAAGTCGCCGTCGAGGTGGGACGAGGGTATGGACGACCCCGCGACTCAAGGTCCTGTTCAGCGCTGACGGCGGGAACGGCCATGATCAGCAGTGGAGTCCGTGTTCGTCGTTGGCGCCTTCGCTGTGGCGAGCTGCGGCACGTAGGGCCTGCGGTCCAAGGCGGCCCGTACAAGCGGAGCCGTCGGCGACGGCTCCGCTAGGCGTACGTTCACCAGGGCGCGATGGGGCTCGGGGATCTCCTCGACGCGGCGCACGACGGCGTTGCCGCTGGTGAGGGCAGCTGCGGCTGCGGCACGTAGGTGCGGCAGTGTGAACGCGCTGAAGTAGGCCCGCCAGGTGGAGGCCACGCGCGGGTCCGCGCCGGCGGCGACCCGCCACATGGACCTCGGCGGGGAGAGCAGTTCGTCGTATTCGTGGATCCAGTGGGTGCGGGTACGTACTCCGGCATGCCCGTCTGGGGAGAAGCTCCAGTAGGGTCCACTGCCGCGTACGAGCTGCCAGTTGTGGCGACGGAACACCCCCTCGTGGCCGTCGCCGATGTAGTGGGGTCCGCCGCTGAAGTAGTCGCGGAAGTTGCTCGGCAGGCTGCGCACGAGTGTGTCGGCGAAGCCGGCGACGACCTCCTGCGGGGTGTTCCGGTCGAAGGTGGTGATCCAGTCGGGAACGCCGAGAGGATCCTCGGCGTACGTGATCGTCCAGCCGCCGTAGTGACTCGCCTCGGTGTTGGCGATCCGGACGCGCTGGCAGGGGCTGGTGAAGTAGGTGTCGGTGCCGAACGCGATGCTCTTCGTCCAGCCGGGCGCGAAGTTGAGGACGTCGAGGACCGGAGCGGTGGAGCCGGGCCCGGCGAGGTAGAGCGGGGCCACGAGGACCTCGGTGCCGGGGGAGAGCGCGGCGAGATCGACTGCGGGCATGGGCAGTGCTCCGAAGGGGGAGACGGTTCAGCGGGCGCGGCGGGAGCGCGCGGCCGAGGTGGACGCGGGCTCGACGGCAGCGGTGGGGCGCGACGGCTGCACTCCGTTGCGTGGAGAGCGGGACCGGGCTACCTGGGCTCGGCGCTGGTGCGCCGGCGCGGTCGCCGTCCGCTCGCGTTCCAGACGGAGCGCGGCCAAGCGGTAGGCGGCATGGTCCTGGCGCTCGCCGACGGCCAGCAAGTAGATCTCGCGCCGGTGCTGAGAAGTGGCGGGGGCGTCACGGAACTGGATGACCATCCGCCACCGGGTCTGCGGATCGACGTAGACCTTGTGACAGCCCGCCAGTTCTCGGGTGAGCGCCGCGCCGCGTTCGTTGCCGTGGACCAGGTGCTGCAGCTCCAGGAGTGCCAGATCGCGGACGCTCTCCGGGACGTTGCGCAGATCGGCCAGGGCCTCGGGGTGCGCGGCGAACGCGTAGCGGGCGGCCTTCACCGGGCACCTCCGCGCGTCCGCGCCGCAGCGGGCGGCGGCGTTCGGGGCGTGCCGACAGCAGATGGCGGAACGGCCAGTGGGGCGGGCGGCTTGGCCGTCGATCGGGCACGAGCGGCCTGTGCCCGGTGGGTCGAACTGGCATCTGGCGTCGGAGCGAGCGGGAGCGGAGTGGCGCGGGTCATGGCCCAGTCGTCGGCCGCTTCCGCCGTCGCGAACGTGCCCTCGCGCACGGTGTACGTCTGGAAGTACTTGTCGGTCTCTTCGAGGAAGAGCCGGTACGGGGCGGACGCCGAGTCGGGATGGTGGTCGTACACGAGCGTGCGAGTCTCGACGCCGAAGTCGAAGGTGCACGGGTTGTCGGTGAAGTCGTCGAGGACCTCGTACCGGCCGTCCGGGTTCGTGCGCAGTTGGTCTTCCAGGCGGGAGGTGAGGGCATCTGCGGGCCGGGGCCCGTGGTTACGGGTTGCCAGGGTGGCTTCCGGTGGGCAGCCCTGCCGGATCAGCCAGTTCTGGGCCAGGGGCACTACCGGGGCGCGCTCGACCTCGAAGGCGAACGTGCGCTGCTCGGTGTCCCGGGCGATGTGCAGGGTTACGAACTCGGCCTGCCCGGGAACGTCCCAGATGGCGGCCCGGTCGTAGAACAGAAAGTAGCTGTCGCGGCCGTCGGCGCTGTGGTGGTCGGCCATCGGCACGAACATGTCGTCCGAGAGCGTGACCCGGATGAAGTCGTCCTCGATGGTCTCTGTCGCGGCCTGGAAGCCGGCGAGCCGGTAGTCGTGTTCCAGGCTCTCGTAGAGGTCGTCCATGTCAGGCCACCAGGTCCACTTCGGGCGTGGCCAGCAACCGGTGGTTGGGGCGCGCAGAACTGGTGGTGCAAGCACCGAACGGGTCATCAGGAGCCCGGAGGTGGAACAGGGTGGGGTCGAGGTGGTCGCGGTGCCACGTCGACGGGCCGGTCAGGCCGGCTTCGATGTCGGTGAGCTGCTGCCAGGCCAGCCACAGAGCGTGCAGGCGGGCGACGGCTTCGGAGTGTTCCTTCCACTGTTGGCACCATGGCCGTGAGGTGCTGACCTCGCGGCCGTAGACCGGCATCAGCAGGTGGTGGACCCAGTTGGCCAGCGCGGCGAGTTCCTCTTCGTACGCCTTGCCTTCGAGCGCCAGGATGAAGATCGACGTCGGTATCTCCTGTGGAGTGCCAGGTTCGGCAGACGCGTTCGGACCTGCCGGACCTGGCACGCCGCTCGGGTCGATACCTTCGGACTCGGTGTCCGCCCCAGTGGACGGCTCATCGGTGAGTCGGGCAAGCGTCTCGCCCTGCTTGCGGCTCTCCGACACCAGCCGGGCGACTGTGGACACCAGATCGTCCAGATCGTGGTCCGCCACGCGTATCGGCTCGTTCTCCTGAGCGGGTTCAGCCATCGCTACCCCTTGGCGAGTTCGGGTGTTCGGGGTGGAGATGGTCCGGAGGAATCCGGGTTTGGCCCGGCCGGAGAACGGGTGTAGAAGCCGCCGTTCACCTGGGCCGATGGTGCCGACAGGCGCCGAGTTGGGGAGTCAGGAGTCGCAACGCGTGTGCGGCCTGCTGAGGTACAACTCCGTTGCCCAGCGCTGCGAGTTGAGCCGGACAGCCCAGCCCGGGGGTGGCAGTCACCCACCCCTGTGCAAGCCCCTGCATCCACTCCACAAACAGCGGGCTGAGCTGACCCGCTGCGTCGGTGGGGCGGGGTGCCGGACGCGTGGCCCGCTCCCAGCGGGCGATGGCCGCCGCGTACGGTCCCCAGCTCTGGGACCCTCCGGCCCGAACAAGGTGGGCGTCGCTGCCGGACATGCTCCGTACCCGTGTGTCGAGCGGGGCTTGGCCGTACGAGTGGAGGGCCTGATCGTGGTGCCCCGCAGGGAAGCCGCAGCCGGTGGCAGGGTCAAGTCCCCATTCCCATGGCGTTGATTCGGAGAGCACTTCGCCCCGTCGGATGCTTTCGGGGTGGGCAGTAGCCATTCCACCTCGTCGGCCAGGTTCGGGCCGTGGCCGCCTTGTTTCCGCTTCGTTGGGTGCTGACTGCCGCCGTTCGTCGCCAAGTTGCTGGTCGGTGTCTTCAGCAGCGGCGTCTCGCTCGGTGGGCCAGGCGGTGAGGAAGACCCGCTCGCGGCGATGCGGGGCGCCGACGTCGGAGGCGCGAAGCACGCACCAGCGCGCATCGAACCCGAGGTCGGCCAGGGAGCCAAGTACGGCGCCGAGTGCGCGCACAGCAGGCTGGCCTGCGGTGTCTCCCAGACACCACGGGCAGGGTTCCACGTCGCCAGGGGAACCGGCGGGGGAGGTGAGGAGTCCCCGGACATTCTCGATGACCACCAGACATGGCTTGAGGGCTTCGATGGCGCGGACCACGTAGAGCCACAGGCCGGACCGGTTGCCATCAACCAATCCGGCGCGACGGCCTGCGACGGAGACGTCTTTGACAGGGAAAACCTGCCGTCAGGACGCACACCCTCGGGACTTCCGCCCAGTTCACGGATGTGATGTCGCCCAGGTTCGGGACGGTGGGCCAGTGCCGGGCAAGGATCCGGGCCGGGCCCGGATCGATCTCGGCGTGCCAGGCGAAGGTGCCGCCGAGGACGGCCTGGACGCCGAGGTCCAGGCCGCCGTACCCGGAGCACAAACTGCCGATCGGCGGCGCCGAGCCATTGATGGAGAGTTCAGCGGCCACGACGCGGCTCCGGCAGATACGCGAGGCGCAGCGGCGAGGCTGGGGCGGGCGCGCTCGCCGCCGGCACCCGGTAGATGGAGTTCCTGGGCCGCGCCGAGCGGCTGAGCGCGGCCAGGGTGCGTGGCGGGGTGCCATCGAGGCGGTCCGCCGAACCGCGCAGAGAGTCGGCGGCCTCCTTGAGATTGAGCTGGACGAGCTCGAGGCGTTCCTGGACGACATCGAACGAGGCGCGTCGCCCGTCGCGCAGATTGGCGTTGTCGGGGTACTCGGCATAGCGCCGTAGGAACCCGATCTGGTTGAACGCCTCGGTGTGGTGCTCCACGGCCCGGCCGGCCGGAACCAATGCCTCGGTGTAGGCCCACATGACCGGGCCGAGGTCGAGCCCTGGATCGGAGTCGGTGTCGAGGAAGAGGACCTCGTCCGAGATGTTCCCGATCAACTCGGTCAGCGAGGACAGCCGGCGAGCCGCCGCACTCGGGGTTGGCGGACTGGCCGGAGCCGAGGGCACCTCGAAGTGGGGGAGCAGCCGCTCGAACTCGTGGGCAGCTCCGTACAGTTCCTGCTTCGCCAGAGCGGCGCGGCCGGTGTCATCGGTCATGACGGACTCCGGTAGGAGGGGCGGGCCGCTGGCGGCGCTGGGGACATGAGGGAGGCCGGAGGTTGGGCGCCGGGGTGGTGGGGCCGGCTGCGGGAGCGAGCCGCCTCGGTCTGTGCCGACCGTGGGGCGGCGTGGGGGCTGGAGCGGGGTAGACCTGGTTCGGCGCCGCTCGCAATGCGCTGACGTCGGCGTACGTCATCGAGTGGACGGAGCGCATGAAGCGCGTATCCGATCAACTGGCCCGGGGCCAGGGCCTCTTGCCCAGCAAGCTCGCGCACGTGGCGGGCCGCGGTTGCCGCCGTGCGGACGAGGGAGGTGGTGACGACCTGCTCGCCGTAGTGTTCGGCGGCGCCGCCACCGGCCAGGGGGTCGCAGATGCGTCGGACCTGCTCGGCATTGAGCGAGCCGTCGGCCAGCGCGCCGCGCCGCTGGGTCTCCCACAGCACGGTCAGCTGATCTATGGGCTCGCCGCGATGGTGCAGTGCCCCGAGTGCACGGTAGATCTGTTGATGCCCCGGGTCGGCGAAGTCGTCGGGGCGGAGCCATCGCACCAGATCCAGCAGTTGCTCGGAGCGAGCGGCAAGGCACCCCAGGAGAAGCTCCTCGTCGGCCAGGACTTGATCCGCCACTGGTTCCGGAGGAACGCCCAGAGGTGCGTACGCATCGGGTGGTTGTGCCGTACGCGGCTCGGTGCCCCAGACGCGGGCCAGGTCCGCGAGGACGTCGGACAGCACTTGGGCGTGGTGCACCGTCTCGTCGAGGGTCCCGCTATGGAGATCCGCGAGCGCGGCCTGATGCAGTCGGTCGGCGTGCTGGGCCACGCTGCGGTGGATGGCGCCCTCCAGCACCATGCGGCCGTAGAGCGGGGCATGGTCGGGGCGCGGGCATGCCGAGATCAAGAGGTGCGGATACACCGAGGTGAGCCCCAGGGTGTGACGGCTCGCCTCCTGCACGGTGTCAGTGACCCAGGCCAGCGGTACCGGGCCATCGACATCCGCGGTCGTCGCAGGGTGCCCCTCGGCCCGCAGCTTGAGCATCGCGGCGTACAGCGCCGCGTGCGCCGGGCGGTCGAAGTGCTCCGGTCGGAGCCAGTCCGAGAGAGGGCCGAGCTGCCCGGGATCAAGGAACAGCGCGCCCAGGACGGCCTGCTCAGCCTGGACGAGCGGGGTCACGAGCGCGCCTTGCGCGGCTTCGTCCGCGTGGCTCGGAGCGCGGCGACAGCCTGGTCGGCGGCGGCCAAGTCGGCCGCGAAACGGTCGAGTTCACCTGTGAAGGCTGGATCCGTGGCGAGGAGCGTGCCGGAGAGGCTGACCATCCACCAGTGGGCTCCACGTCGGACGATCGGGGTTCCGGCGAGGCGCTCGGAGCGGCGTACGGAAGCCCAGGGCGGTTGAGAGTGGGACATGGCGGTACCTCAAGAACAAGCGGGGGCCGGATGGGACGGGTGCGGAGCACGGGGTCTGGCCCTCCTTGCGTGGAACATCGGCGGTGTCATGCTGCCGGGCCGAGGTCGTCGCGGCGCAGGGACTTGGCCAGTGCGCGCTCGGTGATGGCGGCGGTCTCCTTGGCGGAAGCGGCGCCGAGGAGATCGGCGTTCGGCTCGCGGTACCAGGGCTTGAGGTCGAGCAGCGCGGGGCGGATGCCAGTGGCGAGCAGCAACGCCGAGCCCTTGGGCAGAGCGCGGATCGCGTCGGCGGGCAGCACGCGCTCCTGGCGCATGGAGACCGACGTCGACTTGCCCGACTCGCTGGTGGACACCGATACCGTGCGGACGTCGTGGTCACCGACGAGCCGGGAGAGCTTGTCGGCGAAGTCGGCGTCGTCGATGCCGGACCCGACGAGTTTGATCGTGGCGGCGGACCAGAGGGCGTCCATGCCGGCCTCGCCCCACACCCGTACGCCCTGGCGGTAGGACTGCAGGATCGTGACCGGGATGACGCCCCGGCTGCCGAGGTGCGAGTACAGGTCCGGAAGGTCGGCGATCTTGCACACGTTGGCGGCCTCGTCGAGGATCGCCAGCAGCGGGGCGTCGAGCCGCCCGCCGTCGCGCTCGGCCTGGATGACGGCCGCGCGCATCACCGCGTCGGCGGCGGCAGCGATGATCGCCGAGGCCGACCCGCCGCCGTCCTTGGACAGTAGGAACAGGGTGTCCTTGCTGGTGGCGAATGCCTCGGGTGTGAACTCCCGTACCTTCGCCAGGCCGTTGGGCGGGGTGACCCAGGCCGCGATCGCGGGGTCGAGGAGGCAGCTCGCGTACTGCCGGGCCGTCTCGAAGATGCCGTCGCGGGTCTCGACGGCACCGGCTACGGTGCCCTGCAACTGGGCGGCGACCGCGTCGAGGCCGGCGTCCTGCAGCAGGTCGATGGGGGTGCGGTCGGCAGGCGAGGCGAGCCAGGCCAGTACGTCGGTGATGGGGCGGCGGTCGCGGGCGGCGGCGAGGAAGAGCGCGGTGAGAGTGTTCGCGGCGGCGGTGGACCAGAAGTCGCCGGCGCTCGACTCATTGACGGATGCGGTCACGAAGTGGCCTGCCAAGCGACGGGCCCCGGTGAGATCGCGGGCGTCGGCGAGGATGTCCCACCACATCTCCTGGGAGGCGTGGGCGATTTGCTGCGGGTCGAACGTCCACACCGTGCCGACCTCGGTGCGAGCGGCGGCCGTCGCGGTGAATGCGTCTCGGGCGGCCTTGTTGCTGGTCAGCAGTACGGGGCCGGGCGCGCGCAGGATCGCGGGAACCGCAAGACCGGACGTCTTCCCGGACCGGGGCGCCATGATCGCGACGATCACGTCCTCCCACGAGGAGCGGACCTCGCGCGCCCCCGACGGCAAGGTGCCGAGCAGGACACCACGGTCGTCCGGTGCGACCTGTTTGGGCTTGGCACCCTGCAGGCTCGGGCGGAGGTCGATCGCCTTGGCGGCGATCTTCTTCGGCAGCAGATCGGCGAGATCCCGCTGGTCGGCCAGCCCGCTTGAGCGGCCGCGAAGCCGCGACCACGCCTTCAGGCCAAGCAGCGTGGCGGCCAGGAGCACGAGCGCGGGCAGGACGTAACACCCGACGATCACGGAGGGCCGGGCGAGATGGGGCCAGACCTGATCGGGGTGCAGCAGCGATTCTGTCGGGCGGTATGCGGCCCAGTGGTCGGAGCCGACGACGGCGTTCGCGAGATTGCCGAAGAACCAGGCCAGGTTCCCGCCGCCGATACCGAGCGCCGCGACGGCGATCAGCAGATACAGGAGGCCGTCGGTGCCGGTGGTGGTCGAGGGCGTGGTGGTGCGTGAAGGAGACAAGGCGCGGTCCCATGACGTGCTGAGGGGCGGAGGGAGAACTGGGGCCGGCGGGCCGTTCTGGTGATCATGAGAGGGACTTCCGCGTGGTTGGGGTGTGCGGTCAGCGGGTGCGGTCGGGCCGCTGCTCGGTCGGGAGGGTGCGTGCAGGAGGGTCCGTTGGGGTCTCTGTTGTCTGGGCGCGCCGCGGTGTGGCGGTGGCGAAGTAGCCCGCCACCTTCTGGCGCCAACTCGGAGCAGGGGAGGGCGGAGTGGGGCCCAGGTCGCGCAGGTCGTCACCGACTCCGTCGAGGTAGTCGCCCAGGG is a genomic window containing:
- a CDS encoding TraM recognition domain-containing protein; this encodes MSPSRTTTPSTTTGTDGLLYLLIAVAALGIGGGNLAWFFGNLANAVVGSDHWAAYRPTESLLHPDQVWPHLARPSVIVGCYVLPALVLLAATLLGLKAWSRLRGRSSGLADQRDLADLLPKKIAAKAIDLRPSLQGAKPKQVAPDDRGVLLGTLPSGAREVRSSWEDVIVAIMAPRSGKTSGLAVPAILRAPGPVLLTSNKAARDAFTATAAARTEVGTVWTFDPQQIAHASQEMWWDILADARDLTGARRLAGHFVTASVNESSAGDFWSTAAANTLTALFLAAARDRRPITDVLAWLASPADRTPIDLLQDAGLDAVAAQLQGTVAGAVETRDGIFETARQYASCLLDPAIAAWVTPPNGLAKVREFTPEAFATSKDTLFLLSKDGGGSASAIIAAAADAVMRAAVIQAERDGGRLDAPLLAILDEAANVCKIADLPDLYSHLGSRGVIPVTILQSYRQGVRVWGEAGMDALWSAATIKLVGSGIDDADFADKLSRLVGDHDVRTVSVSTSESGKSTSVSMRQERVLPADAIRALPKGSALLLATGIRPALLDLKPWYREPNADLLGAASAKETAAITERALAKSLRRDDLGPAA
- a CDS encoding DNA cytosine methyltransferase, with protein sequence MVDGNRSGLWLYVVRAIEALKPCLVVIENVRGLLTSPAGSPGDVEPCPWCLGDTAGQPAVRALGAVLGSLADLGFDARWCVLRASDVGAPHRRERVFLTAWPTERDAAAEDTDQQLGDERRQSAPNEAETRRPRPEPGRRGGMATAHPESIRRGEVLSESTPWEWGLDPATGCGFPAGHHDQALHSYGQAPLDTRVRSMSGSDAHLVRAGGSQSWGPYAAAIARWERATRPAPRPTDAAGQLSPLFVEWMQGLAQGWVTATPGLGCPAQLAALGNGVVPQQAAHALRLLTPQLGACRHHRPR
- a CDS encoding DUF317 domain-containing protein: MPAVDLAALSPGTEVLVAPLYLAGPGSTAPVLDVLNFAPGWTKSIAFGTDTYFTSPCQRVRIANTEASHYGGWTITYAEDPLGVPDWITTFDRNTPQEVVAGFADTLVRSLPSNFRDYFSGGPHYIGDGHEGVFRRHNWQLVRGSGPYWSFSPDGHAGVRTRTHWIHEYDELLSPPRSMWRVAAGADPRVASTWRAYFSAFTLPHLRAAAAAALTSGNAVVRRVEEIPEPHRALVNVRLAEPSPTAPLVRAALDRRPYVPQLATAKAPTTNTDSTADHGRSRRQR
- a CDS encoding DnaB-like helicase N-terminal domain-containing protein, with protein sequence MTPLVQAEQAVLGALFLDPGQLGPLSDWLRPEHFDRPAHAALYAAMLKLRAEGHPATTADVDGPVPLAWVTDTVQEASRHTLGLTSVYPHLLISACPRPDHAPLYGRMVLEGAIHRSVAQHADRLHQAALADLHSGTLDETVHHAQVLSDVLADLARVWGTEPRTAQPPDAYAPLGVPPEPVADQVLADEELLLGCLAARSEQLLDLVRWLRPDDFADPGHQQIYRALGALHHRGEPIDQLTVLWETQRRGALADGSLNAEQVRRICDPLAGGGAAEHYGEQVVTTSLVRTAATAARHVRELAGQEALAPGQLIGYALHALRPLDDVRRRQRIASGAEPGLPRSSPHAAPRSAQTEAARSRSRPHHPGAQPPASLMSPAPPAARPSYRSPS
- a CDS encoding DNA cytosine methyltransferase, with translation MAAELSINGSAPPIGSLCSGYGGLDLGVQAVLGGTFAWHAEIDPGPARILARHWPTVPNLGDITSVNWAEVPRVCVLTAGFPCQRRLRRRPSRRIG
- a CDS encoding DUF4913 domain-containing protein; the protein is MAEPAQENEPIRVADHDLDDLVSTVARLVSESRKQGETLARLTDEPSTGADTESEGIDPSGVPGPAGPNASAEPGTPQEIPTSIFILALEGKAYEEELAALANWVHHLLMPVYGREVSTSRPWCQQWKEHSEAVARLHALWLAWQQLTDIEAGLTGPSTWHRDHLDPTLFHLRAPDDPFGACTTSSARPNHRLLATPEVDLVA